The Octopus sinensis unplaced genomic scaffold, ASM634580v1 Contig16724, whole genome shotgun sequence genomic interval ATGAGGTCGTCTAACTTGAGACTTTGCGCAACATTTTTTTCCTCCAAAATCTCGAGTTTGCCAATTCTGATAAATGAATGTTGGGTACCTATTTCGCAATTCATCACATTCAGTTTCATTCTGTGCCATTCtcgatttatattcatttttctctCGTTCTGTGTTGTCCAGGATGTCTCTCAGCTGACCTATCTCCGCGTCGTACATTTCTCTTATCGACGTGGTTTCTCTTCGAATAGAGTTCTTTAACGTCTCCAATTCTTCTATTAACTGACTGGTCGTTGAATATTTCTCGCGTGATACGTCCATGTATTCAGAGAGGCGGGTGTTGAGGTCTTGCATTTCGAATGCTTCTTTTATTCTTGTGTCTTTCAGATATTCGACATCTGAACAGACGTTTTAAAATTCATTGAACCTATAATGGTGTTTCCGAGAGTTTTTAGTGTAAATGTCGCTTCTCTTCTCATTTAGTAATCCTGCGCCATTCACTGCTTTATAATGCGAAAAAACGCCGAATAGTCACGCACTTATTTTCGTGCAGCTAAATCTCAAAGACAATATCGATATTCGACAGGCAAAGTGGTGATATCCCGATCATCTCAATAAAATCCAAAACCATATTTAAAGCTCTACATATAccatgggcaataaaaaaataacaatgggTTTTGTGGGAAACatttttgaatgaaattcttCATCGATTAAGCCA includes:
- the LOC115230890 gene encoding 60 kDa neurofilament protein-like, producing MSDVEYLKDTRIKEAFEMQDLNTRLSEYMDVSREKYSTTSQLIEELETLKNSIRRETTSIREMYDAEIGQLRDILDNTEREKNEYKSRMAQNETECDELRNRYPTFIYQNWQTRDFGGKKCCAKSQVRRPHPIDCSKDRKRRKETQFVGKCFSRKQELKDLRALANDDQFAQSKEWWNVEFSNCIKEIQSEYENRLESIRLEMECLYDCKVGNNLHTRSMRCSPLASKVPTYLPE